Genomic DNA from Filimonas effusa:
TCTACATAAGCAAGGGATTTTAGTTGGTAAGACGAGTCGAATACATAATCAGCCCAATCGGTTTGTGTAACTTTTATTTTTCGGGTTTTAATATTTCCATTTACATTTAAGTCACGTTGCGTTGCGGTGGTTCCAATGGTTTGATTACCATTCAAAAATAGGTTTCCTGAGCCATTTAAACTCATTAGTGAAGTAAGAATACCGTTGTTGTCGTAATCAAAAAAACGGAACCCGCCCAATCCTCCACCACCTCTATTGGTAATAAAGTCAGTTTCTCCTTCGCTTCCAGATCGATTCCAGCCTATAAGTAATTTTCCGGTGTTCGCTAATGGAGAAAGCTGGTCAGGTATCGCAGGATCAAGATTACCACCGCCTAAAAGTGCGTTGCCATGAACCACCAGCTTATAAGAAGGAGTAGCGGTTCCAACGCCCAAATTTCCCGCAAAATAGCCACTCCCATCCCCTCTAACATAAAAAGAATTAGTACCACTTCCTAGTTCCGAATTTGTTCCGTGGTATCCGGAGAATAGATATACATTATTGGACGAAAGAGCATCAGTTTTGGCATAAAATATCGCTGCATATGGGTTGGGGAAACCATAACTAGTACCCATTTGCCGACCTGTATACATCGGTCCACCATATGACGTTTGTACAGTTATCCTTTGGTCAGTAGTATTTCCGGCTGTTGTAACTGATTGCAAGGTTTCCTGAGCGGCACTGAAATTAAGAATAAGAGAACTTAATGAAATCAGGCTGATTATTTTTTTCATAATAAGAGTTTAGGTTATTCAATTTTCTGCAATGTAATAAAGACCTAAAAACCTATCAACAGAATTATTGTGGTAAAATAACCCTTCCTAGACAGGAAGGGCCAACAGAACAAATGGAAAGAAATAGAAAGAATACTGTTCATCCCCCTTCACCTGCCAGGGGGTCGCTTTATTTGTAGAAGTTAAGATTTGATCTGACAAATGGGATTAATTTTAAGTAACCACACTTTTAAACGAATCCCAAAATGTCAGACCATGAAATCTGAAACTAAATTAATCAAAACCAAGTTAGAGCTGTTGAATTTAGCGTCACATTTAGGCAATGTATCGCAAGCCTGCAAAGTAATGGGGTACAGTCGCGACAGTTTCTACAGGATCAAAGAGCTGTATGATAACGGTGGCGAGAATGCTCTGCATGAAATCAGCCGTAAAAAGCCCATTGTTAAAAACCGTGTCGAACCAGCTATTGAGAAAGCAGTTGTAAAAATGGCCTTTGACTATCCTGCTTATGGGCAGCAACGTACCAGTAACGAACTGCGGAAACAAGGCATTTTTATCTTTGCGGGTGGTGTCCGGAGCGTTTGGCTAAGCCATAACCTGGAGGTGTTTGAAAAGCGGCTTAAAGCGCTGGAGACTCATAGGGGCTAGCCTTTTTGGTCAGCCCCTTACCCTTTTGGGGGAGTGAATACTTTCGGATTCTCTGATCATATATTAAAAATCACTTCCACGGATCATTCTGCTGTATCGACACATTGGCATTGATCTCATCCTGCGGAATAGGAAAGTATTTATGTTTAGCCTGCGGTGCGCGCACAGGATATACATCATTTACAGCAGCAGGAATAACGGTAAGAAATTTCCCGGTGCGGGTAAGGTCGTACCAGCGGTCGCCTTCGGCAAAAAACTCCCACGAACGTTCCTGCAAAACAGCCTCTATAAACTGGTCTTTCGACAACCCTTGCGGCAGATCATCCACATGAGCGCGAAAGCGTATCTCATGTATAAGATCATAAGCTACCTTGGTAGCGCCATTCTGCCGGGCCTCCGCTTCTGCTGCAATCAAAAAGGCATCAGCAAACCGGAAGATGGGTACATTGATAGTACCGCTGATGCCCACCGAATTGGCGTCCATATACTTCTTAACCAATACTCCTTTGGGCGTAATGGGCGTAATATCTTTCTGGTGAACAACCTGTCCCGATTTGTTTACATAAAACGTATCCAGCAGTTTACGCCTGGCATCGCTGGGGTCAAAAGAATCGAAAAAAGCCTGGTAGGCAAAGGCAGAACCGAAAGTAGAAGCACCATAGGCGGGTCCATCGCTGTTTTTGGGGCCGTACAGACTCAGCATTTGGTTGCTCAGGCCTGGTGTGGCGCTTTCACATTCAAAAGCCCACATGTTCTCCTGCCTCGCCACATCTTCTCTGGCTACATTGTACAGGTCGGTCACCTCTGCCATCAGCGTATACTTATTCGAGCTTCTCACCGCCTGGGCTTTTTCGAAAGCCAGCGGCCAGTTGCCGCTGTACAGGGCCGCTTTGGCATACAACAGCAGGGCCACTTCTTTACAGGTTCTGCCCTTTTGCAAAGCACTACTGTAAGAAGGCAAGCTGTTTACTGCTACGTCAAGGTCAGCAAATACCTGTTTGTAGATATCCGCCTGTGTGCTTTTGGCCACAACGGCATTGGTAAGACTGTTGCTGGCAGATGTTTTCAGTATCACATCTCCAAAATTTTTGGTGAGCGTCCAGTGGTAAAAAGCGCGGAGGAAATAAGCTTCTCCCATAATCTGGTCACGACGCGCCACGTCCATTTGGGTATTGGGTACTTTCGCCAGTACCCAGTTCACTTTCTCAATACCCTGGTAGCAGCTCTCCCATATCTGCTGGGGCGATTCAAACTGACGGCTAAAACTCTTTTGTGTGGTATAGTTAGCGTCGTAGTTAAACAGCGTAAGCGTATTGCGGCCTACTACCGGGCGCGGATAAATCTGATCGGCACTCCAGTCAGAAGCGCAGATAGCCGCCGTATTGTACAGGCCGGATATAGGGCTGTAAGCAGCCGTCAAAGCCGCTTCGGCATCTGATGCAGTTTTGTAAAACTGATCGGTAAAGATGGAAGAGAATGGCTGCTCGTTGAGTTTGCTGCAAGAAGCCAGCACTGACAGGGCAGCAGCAATAAAATATATTTTTATAGTAAGTGGTTTCATAACATTGTTTTTGTGCGGTGATGATAAGAGCAAAAATCAGAAGGTGAACTGTACGCCGGCAAGGTAGCTGCGCGACATAGGATACACCAGGTTGTCAATACCTACCTGCGTATTGGAACCGCCAAAGGCATTCACTTCCGGATCATAACCACTATACTTGGTAAACGTAAACAGGTTGTTGCCGCTCAGGTATACCCTTATGTTGCTCACACCTTTTATGCGTGGCAGTGTATACCCAAGCGTAATGTTCTTTATCCGAACAAAAGAACCGTCTTCCACAAAGCGGTTGGTAATCGGCAAACGGCCGCCCTGGTAACCACTTACATATTCATTGGCAGCATTGGTGGGCGACCAGCGATTACTCATACCCGCTACTACATTGCGCTGCCCCAGCGGATTTTCGAAAGTATAGCGACTCAGGTTATACAGATCATTGCCTTGCACACCGGAAACAAAAGCACTGAAGTCGAATTTTCGGTAAGATAAGTTGGTGGAGAAGCCAAAGATGAAGCTAGGGTTTGCATCACCGGAAATCACCTGGTCATCGGCTGTAATGCGGCCGTCTTTCACCACATCGGCCACCTTCATGCCACCGGTACGACTGCCCGATCCCTCCAGTATCGTTTCCCCTGTTTGGTAAATACCATCGAATAGGTAGGTTTTGTAAATGCCCAGCGGCTGCCCTGTTTGCAACACCACATAGTTATTTACCACATACTCTTTTACATCATCAGCCAGGTGAATGAGCTTGTTGCGGTTAAAGGTGATGTTACCGTTTACCGTCCACTTCACTTCCTTTTCCAGTATACGGGCACTTACACTCAGCTCCAGTCCTTTGTTTTCAATACTGGCAAAGTTGCCTGTTACAGACTGATAACCGGAAGAGGATGGAAGGTTCCGTACAAAGAGCAGGTCATCTGTACGTTTGTGGTAATAATCAGCAATGAAAGAAATGCGGTTGTTGAGTATAGAAAGATCCACACCCACATCCAGCTGGGTCGATTTTTCCCAACGCAGGTCTTTATTCGGAATACCCGTTGGACTTACCCCTATGGTATAAATATGATTAAACTGATAGTTGCTGCCGGAACCCACCAGCGCCAGTGAGTTGTAAGGGCCAATAGCTGCGGCATTACCGGTTACGCCATAGCTGGTCCGCAGTTTAAGATCGGTGAACAAATTCTGTTGCTGCAGGAAAGGCTCGTCTATAATGCGCCAGGCCCCAGATACGGCCGGAAAGAAGCCGTATTTATTGTTTTCACCAAATTTGGAAGCGCCATCATAACGCATCGTTACATCTATAAAATACCGGTTCTTATATCCATAATTCAGGCGGCCCATATAGCTGTCCAGCCTTTCTTCGGTACGGTAGCTGCCCACCGTTCTGTTTACCGCAAGACCAATGGCTTCGTTGGTAGTTACATCGTTGGGAAAACCGCTGGCTTCAATGCTGTTGGAATTGCCCAGGTTTTTCTGCGTACCAAAAACACCGGTCACTTTCAGGGAATGTTCTCCCAGGTTGCGCGAATAAGTCAAAATGCTTTCATGCAGCAGCGCCGTGCCATTACTGTTGCCTTTATAAGCACTGCCCGAACTGGCATTTTTTTCCAGGCTACCAAGAATGTACAGCGGCGAATACCTGTCTGCCAGGGTGGAAGAAAGGTCTGCATTGAAAGAGGCCCGGTAGGTTAATCCCTCTATAATTTTAGCTTCGGCGAAGAGGTTGGCCATAGTACGTTTAATGGCCTTCTGATTCAGCACCTCGGCCATACCCAGCGGGTTTACCACTTCGCGGTAACGGCCATTGAACTGGTCGGAGAAAGGGTAAATGGAACCATCTTCCCGGTAAGGCTGCAAAGTGGGAGGAGCGCCTAAAGCAGCGCCTACAATACTGGCGGTAGCCAGACCGTCTAACCCGGTAGCACCGGTAGGAATGGTATTGTTGATGGAGTAACTACTCAGTACCGTGGCTCCCATGCGAAAACGGTCGCTGATCTTATGATCTATGTTGAGGCGCAGCGAATATCTTTTGAAGTTGGAGTTGATAATGATCCCATCCTGGTTGAAATAATTACCGCTTATACTGAACTGTGTTTTCTCACTGCCACCCGATACGGAAAGCTGATAGTTTTGTATAATAGCTTCGCGGAAAAGAAGGTCCTGCCAGTCTATGCCCTTGCCCAGTGAGTCGGGATTACTGTAGACGGCAGAATTGTATATTTCATTTTCCAGTTTGGCAAAGCCGGCGGCGTTGAGCATATCAATAGTCTTTGTCACCTGCTGAATACCCTGGTAAGTCTCCAGTTGTACCCTGGTTGGGCCGTTCTTACCCCGTTTGGTGGAGATGATCACCACACCATTGGCACCACGGGCACCATAAATAGCGGTGGCCGAAGCATCCTTCAACACCTCTACCGATTCTATATCATTCGGATTGATGGTAGACAGCGGACTGGCATCCGTTACGCTGGCCTCGTTGGATATCTGTATGCCATCCACAATGTACAAGGGCTCGGAAGAGCCGTTGATGGAGTTGGTACCGCGTATACGCACACTAATATTGCCCCCTGGCGCCGCGTTGTTCTGCGTAATCTGTACACCCGACACCCGGGCCTGTAGCCCCTGGGCCACATTCACCACCGGAGTCTGGGTAATGTCAGCAGCTTTCACACTGGCTATAGCGCCGGTGGTGGCCGCTTTACGCTGGGTGCCGTACCCTACTACGATTACATCGTCCAGTTTGTTTACCTCCACCTCCATGGTAACGGTGAGGGTGCGCTGGTTATTCACCGCCACTTCCTGGCTTCTGTATCCCTTGTAAGAGATCACCAATACCGCCCTAGGCGATACAGCGGCCAGCCTGAACCGGCCTTCGGCATTGGTGGTAGTCACCTGCGATGTACCCTTAACCGCAACGTTGGCCCCGGAAAGCGGCACACCGCTGGTATCGGTCACCTGTCCGCCTACAGTTAGGTTGCCGCTTTGGGCGTGGGCAAAAAAAGAGAATAAAAGAAGCAAAAGAGTTACCAGAGGAACCGTAGTCAGTTCCTTTAATTTTATTACATTCATATGGCAATAATTTTTTACATAAACATTCAAAAGAAACTCATAAGCATAGGCATGTCTGCAACATCATTAGCCAATATTAGAAAGAATTTAAACCGTTGTATGCAGGTGAAATCACAGCTTCTACCGGGAACGATTGCGGTATCGTTCCCAATGCATAAAATGGTAGCAAGCCATTGCAGGAATGCTGCTTTCTTTGTA
This window encodes:
- a CDS encoding RagB/SusD family nutrient uptake outer membrane protein; protein product: MKPLTIKIYFIAAALSVLASCSKLNEQPFSSIFTDQFYKTASDAEAALTAAYSPISGLYNTAAICASDWSADQIYPRPVVGRNTLTLFNYDANYTTQKSFSRQFESPQQIWESCYQGIEKVNWVLAKVPNTQMDVARRDQIMGEAYFLRAFYHWTLTKNFGDVILKTSASNSLTNAVVAKSTQADIYKQVFADLDVAVNSLPSYSSALQKGRTCKEVALLLYAKAALYSGNWPLAFEKAQAVRSSNKYTLMAEVTDLYNVAREDVARQENMWAFECESATPGLSNQMLSLYGPKNSDGPAYGASTFGSAFAYQAFFDSFDPSDARRKLLDTFYVNKSGQVVHQKDITPITPKGVLVKKYMDANSVGISGTINVPIFRFADAFLIAAEAEARQNGATKVAYDLIHEIRFRAHVDDLPQGLSKDQFIEAVLQERSWEFFAEGDRWYDLTRTGKFLTVIPAAVNDVYPVRAPQAKHKYFPIPQDEINANVSIQQNDPWK
- a CDS encoding SusC/RagA family TonB-linked outer membrane protein — its product is MNVIKLKELTTVPLVTLLLLLFSFFAHAQSGNLTVGGQVTDTSGVPLSGANVAVKGTSQVTTTNAEGRFRLAAVSPRAVLVISYKGYRSQEVAVNNQRTLTVTMEVEVNKLDDVIVVGYGTQRKAATTGAIASVKAADITQTPVVNVAQGLQARVSGVQITQNNAAPGGNISVRIRGTNSINGSSEPLYIVDGIQISNEASVTDASPLSTINPNDIESVEVLKDASATAIYGARGANGVVIISTKRGKNGPTRVQLETYQGIQQVTKTIDMLNAAGFAKLENEIYNSAVYSNPDSLGKGIDWQDLLFREAIIQNYQLSVSGGSEKTQFSISGNYFNQDGIIINSNFKRYSLRLNIDHKISDRFRMGATVLSSYSINNTIPTGATGLDGLATASIVGAALGAPPTLQPYREDGSIYPFSDQFNGRYREVVNPLGMAEVLNQKAIKRTMANLFAEAKIIEGLTYRASFNADLSSTLADRYSPLYILGSLEKNASSGSAYKGNSNGTALLHESILTYSRNLGEHSLKVTGVFGTQKNLGNSNSIEASGFPNDVTTNEAIGLAVNRTVGSYRTEERLDSYMGRLNYGYKNRYFIDVTMRYDGASKFGENNKYGFFPAVSGAWRIIDEPFLQQQNLFTDLKLRTSYGVTGNAAAIGPYNSLALVGSGSNYQFNHIYTIGVSPTGIPNKDLRWEKSTQLDVGVDLSILNNRISFIADYYHKRTDDLLFVRNLPSSSGYQSVTGNFASIENKGLELSVSARILEKEVKWTVNGNITFNRNKLIHLADDVKEYVVNNYVVLQTGQPLGIYKTYLFDGIYQTGETILEGSGSRTGGMKVADVVKDGRITADDQVISGDANPSFIFGFSTNLSYRKFDFSAFVSGVQGNDLYNLSRYTFENPLGQRNVVAGMSNRWSPTNAANEYVSGYQGGRLPITNRFVEDGSFVRIKNITLGYTLPRIKGVSNIRVYLSGNNLFTFTKYSGYDPEVNAFGGSNTQVGIDNLVYPMSRSYLAGVQFTF